Proteins encoded in a region of the Methylobacterium radiotolerans JCM 2831 genome:
- a CDS encoding malate--CoA ligase subunit beta, with amino-acid sequence MDVHEYQAKELLASFGVAVPKGAIAFSPDQAVYAATELGGSFWAVKAQIHAGARGKAGGIKLCRTYNEVRDAAKDLLGKRLVTHQTGPEGKPVQRVYVETADPFERELYLGYVLDRKAERVRVIASQRGGMDIEEIAAKEPDSLIQVVVEPAVGLQQFQAREIAFQLGLNIKQVSAAVKTIMNAYRAFRDCDGTMLEINPLVVTKDDRVLALDAKMSFDDNALFRRPGIADMHDPSQGDPREAQAAEHNLSYIGLEGEIGCIVNGAGLAMATMDMIKHAGGEPANFLDVGGGASPERVATAFRLVLSDRNVKAILVNIFAGINRCDWVAEGVVQAAREVKIDVPLVVRLAGTNVEAGKKILAESGLDLITADTLAEAAKKAVDACAAAKTQH; translated from the coding sequence ATGGACGTCCACGAGTATCAGGCCAAGGAGCTGCTCGCGAGCTTCGGCGTGGCCGTCCCGAAAGGCGCGATCGCCTTCAGCCCGGACCAAGCGGTCTACGCGGCGACCGAACTCGGCGGCTCGTTCTGGGCCGTGAAGGCGCAGATCCACGCGGGCGCCCGCGGCAAGGCCGGCGGCATCAAGCTGTGCCGGACCTACAACGAGGTCCGCGACGCCGCCAAGGACCTCCTCGGCAAGCGCCTCGTCACGCACCAGACCGGCCCCGAGGGCAAGCCGGTGCAGCGCGTCTACGTCGAGACCGCGGACCCGTTCGAGCGCGAGCTCTACCTCGGCTACGTGCTGGACCGGAAGGCCGAGCGCGTCCGGGTCATCGCCAGCCAGCGCGGCGGCATGGACATCGAGGAGATCGCCGCCAAGGAGCCGGATTCGCTCATCCAGGTGGTGGTCGAGCCGGCGGTCGGCCTGCAGCAGTTCCAGGCGCGGGAGATCGCCTTCCAGCTCGGGCTGAACATCAAGCAGGTCTCGGCCGCGGTGAAGACGATCATGAACGCCTATCGGGCGTTCCGCGACTGCGACGGCACCATGCTGGAGATCAATCCGCTCGTCGTGACCAAGGACGACCGGGTGCTGGCGCTCGACGCCAAGATGAGCTTCGACGACAACGCCCTGTTCCGCCGGCCGGGCATCGCCGACATGCACGACCCGTCGCAGGGCGACCCCCGCGAGGCCCAGGCCGCCGAGCACAACCTCAGCTACATCGGCCTCGAGGGCGAGATCGGCTGCATCGTCAACGGCGCCGGGCTGGCCATGGCCACCATGGACATGATCAAGCACGCGGGCGGCGAGCCGGCGAACTTTTTGGATGTCGGCGGCGGTGCGTCCCCTGAGCGGGTGGCGACGGCCTTCCGGCTCGTGCTCTCCGACCGCAACGTGAAGGCGATCCTGGTCAACATCTTCGCCGGCATCAACCGCTGCGACTGGGTCGCCGAGGGCGTCGTCCAGGCCGCCCGCGAGGTGAAGATCGACGTGCCGCTGGTGGTCCGGCTCGCCGGCACGAACGTGGAGGCGGGCAAGAAGATCCTGGCCGAGAGCGGCCTGGATCTCATCACCGCCGACACCCTGGCGGAGGCGGCCAAGAAGGCGGTCGACGCCTGCGCCGCCGCCAAGACCCAGCACTGA
- the fchA gene encoding methenyltetrahydrofolate cyclohydrolase — MTETHRPEGDSIEKFLTELASAAPTPGGGGAAAISGAMGAALVSMVCNLTIGKKKYVEVEAELKDVLAKSEGLRVVLTGMIGEDVQAFDAVMGAYGMPKNTDDEKAARAERIQAALKTACDVPLACCRACRAVIDLAAITADKGNLNVVSDAGVAVLSAYAGLRSAALNVYVNAKGLEDRDFADERLKELEELLGEAGALTEKVYGIVKAKVN, encoded by the coding sequence GTGACCGAGACGCATCGCCCCGAGGGCGACAGCATCGAGAAGTTCCTGACGGAGCTGGCGAGCGCCGCCCCGACCCCCGGGGGCGGCGGCGCGGCGGCGATCTCCGGCGCCATGGGCGCGGCCCTGGTGTCGATGGTCTGCAACCTCACCATCGGCAAGAAGAAGTACGTCGAGGTCGAGGCCGAGCTGAAGGACGTCCTGGCCAAGTCCGAGGGCCTGCGGGTCGTGCTGACCGGCATGATCGGCGAGGACGTCCAGGCCTTCGACGCCGTGATGGGCGCTTACGGGATGCCCAAGAACACCGACGACGAGAAGGCGGCCCGCGCGGAGAGGATCCAGGCGGCGCTCAAGACCGCCTGCGACGTGCCGCTCGCCTGCTGCCGGGCCTGCCGCGCGGTGATCGACCTCGCGGCGATCACCGCCGACAAGGGCAATCTCAACGTCGTGTCGGACGCCGGCGTGGCGGTGCTCTCCGCCTATGCCGGCCTGCGCAGCGCGGCGCTCAACGTCTACGTCAACGCCAAGGGTCTCGAGGACCGCGACTTCGCCGACGAGCGGCTGAAGGAGCTCGAGGAGCTGCTCGGCGAGGCCGGTGCGCTGACCGAGAAGGTCTACGGGATCGTGAAGGCCAAGGTGAACTGA
- the sucD gene encoding succinate--CoA ligase subunit alpha, protein MSILIDETTPIIVQGITGDKGTFHAKEMLDYGTNVVGGVTPGKGGRTHLGLPVFNTVKEAVAATGATTSITFVAPPFAADAIMEAADAGLRLVCSITDGIPAQDMMRVKRYLYRYPKEKRTMVVGPNCAGIISPGKAMLGIMPGHIYLPGNVGVISRSGTLGYEAASQLKELGLGISTSVGIGGDPINGSSFLDHLALFETDPDTDAVLMIGEIGGPQEAEASAWIRENMSKPVIGFVAGLTAPKGRRMGHAGAIISAAGDSAAEKAEIMRSYGLTVAPDPGSFGQTVADVLARAA, encoded by the coding sequence ATGAGCATCCTCATCGACGAGACCACCCCGATCATCGTCCAGGGCATCACGGGCGACAAGGGCACCTTCCACGCCAAGGAGATGCTCGACTACGGCACGAACGTCGTCGGCGGCGTCACCCCGGGCAAGGGTGGGCGCACCCATCTCGGCCTGCCGGTGTTCAACACCGTCAAGGAAGCGGTGGCGGCGACCGGGGCCACGACCTCGATCACCTTCGTGGCGCCCCCCTTCGCGGCCGACGCGATCATGGAGGCGGCCGATGCCGGGCTGCGGCTGGTCTGCTCGATCACCGACGGGATCCCCGCCCAGGACATGATGCGGGTGAAGCGCTACCTCTACCGCTATCCCAAGGAGAAGCGGACGATGGTGGTCGGCCCGAACTGCGCCGGCATCATCTCGCCCGGCAAGGCCATGCTCGGCATCATGCCCGGCCACATCTACCTCCCAGGCAATGTCGGGGTGATCTCGCGCTCGGGCACGCTCGGCTACGAGGCGGCCTCCCAGCTCAAGGAGCTGGGGCTCGGGATCTCGACCTCGGTGGGCATCGGCGGCGACCCGATCAACGGCTCGTCCTTCCTCGACCACCTCGCCCTGTTCGAGACCGACCCGGACACCGACGCGGTGCTGATGATCGGCGAGATCGGCGGCCCGCAGGAGGCCGAGGCCTCGGCCTGGATCCGCGAGAACATGTCGAAGCCGGTGATCGGGTTCGTGGCCGGACTCACGGCTCCGAAGGGGCGCCGCATGGGGCACGCCGGCGCGATCATCTCGGCGGCCGGCGACAGCGCCGCCGAGAAGGCCGAGATCATGCGCTCGTACGGGCTGACCGTAGCGCCGGATCCGGGCTCGTTCGGCCAGACGGTGGCCGACGTGCTCGCCCGGGCGGCGTAG
- a CDS encoding D-2-hydroxyacid dehydrogenase, with translation MTKKIVFLDRESLDARVRPFNFPHEYVEHESTWTPEEIVSRLQGAEIALINKVPMRAETLKQLPDLKLIAVAATGTDVVDKAQAKAQGVTVVNIRNYAFNTVPEHVVGLMFALRRAIVPYANSVRRGDWAKSKQFCYFDYPIYDIAGSTLGIVGYGALGKSIAKRAEALGMKVIAYDVFPQDGLVDFETILTQSDVITLHVPLTPDTKGMIGAAELKKMKKSAILINTARGGLVDEAALLEALRDGTIAGAGFDVVAQEPPKDGNILCEADLPNLIVTPHVAWASKEAMQILADQLVDNVEAFVAGKPQNVVES, from the coding sequence ATGACCAAGAAGATCGTGTTCCTGGATCGTGAGTCCCTCGATGCCAGGGTCCGACCGTTCAACTTCCCCCACGAATACGTCGAGCACGAGTCGACCTGGACGCCGGAAGAGATCGTCTCGCGGCTCCAGGGGGCGGAGATCGCGCTGATCAACAAGGTCCCGATGCGGGCCGAGACGCTGAAGCAGCTCCCCGACCTGAAGCTGATCGCGGTCGCCGCCACCGGCACCGACGTGGTCGACAAGGCCCAGGCCAAGGCCCAGGGGGTCACGGTCGTCAACATCCGCAACTACGCGTTCAACACCGTGCCGGAGCACGTGGTCGGGCTGATGTTCGCCCTGCGGCGGGCGATCGTGCCCTACGCCAACTCGGTGCGGCGCGGCGACTGGGCGAAGTCCAAGCAGTTCTGCTACTTCGATTACCCGATCTACGACATCGCCGGCTCGACCCTCGGCATCGTCGGCTACGGGGCGCTGGGCAAGTCGATCGCCAAGCGCGCCGAGGCGCTCGGCATGAAGGTCATCGCCTACGACGTGTTCCCGCAGGACGGGCTCGTGGATTTCGAGACGATCCTCACCCAGTCCGACGTGATCACGCTGCACGTGCCGCTGACCCCGGACACCAAGGGGATGATCGGCGCCGCCGAGCTCAAGAAGATGAAGAAGAGCGCCATCCTCATCAACACGGCCCGGGGCGGGCTGGTGGACGAGGCGGCCCTGCTCGAAGCGCTCAGGGACGGCACCATCGCGGGCGCCGGCTTCGACGTGGTGGCGCAGGAGCCGCCCAAGGACGGCAACATCCTGTGCGAGGCCGACCTGCCGAACCTGATCGTCACGCCGCACGTCGCCTGGGCGAGCAAGGAGGCGATGCAGATCCTGGCCGACCAGCTCGTCGACAACGTCGAGGCGTTCGTGGCGGGCAAGCCGCAGAACGTGGTCGAGAGCTGA
- a CDS encoding UDP-2,3-diacylglucosamine diphosphatase, translating into MAEVEEMPVRVRTLFLSDLHLGTRGCQAGLLLSFLKDYDADTIYLVGDIVDGWQLRSGWYWPQEHNDVVQKLLRKVRKGARIVYLPGNHDEFLRDYVGTSFGGIELAETAIHEAADGKRYLVIHGDQFDMVVRHSPWLAHLGDGAYTLALSLNTLINKVRRRLGLSYWSLSAWAKLRVKNAVSFIGRFETILAEEARRQGADGVICGHIHHAADRPIGDLRYLNTGDWVESCTGLVEHYDGRIEVLHYPSLLRARAAEIVPQTLPGRRAVA; encoded by the coding sequence GTGGCCGAGGTTGAGGAGATGCCGGTCCGCGTGCGGACGCTGTTCCTGTCCGACCTGCATCTCGGCACGCGCGGCTGCCAGGCCGGCCTGCTGCTGTCGTTCCTGAAGGACTACGACGCCGACACGATCTACCTCGTCGGCGACATCGTGGACGGCTGGCAGCTGCGCTCGGGCTGGTACTGGCCGCAGGAGCACAACGACGTCGTGCAGAAGCTCCTGCGCAAGGTCCGCAAGGGCGCGCGGATCGTCTACCTGCCGGGCAACCACGACGAGTTCCTGCGCGACTACGTGGGCACGAGCTTCGGCGGCATCGAGCTGGCCGAGACCGCGATCCACGAGGCGGCCGACGGCAAGCGCTACCTCGTCATCCACGGCGACCAGTTCGACATGGTCGTGCGCCACTCGCCGTGGCTCGCCCATCTGGGCGACGGCGCCTACACGCTGGCGCTCTCGCTCAACACGCTGATCAACAAGGTGCGGCGGCGTCTCGGCCTGTCCTACTGGTCGCTCTCCGCCTGGGCGAAGCTGCGCGTCAAGAACGCCGTGAGCTTCATCGGCCGCTTCGAGACGATCCTGGCCGAGGAGGCGCGCCGCCAGGGCGCCGACGGGGTGATCTGCGGCCACATCCACCACGCGGCCGACCGGCCGATCGGCGACCTGCGCTACCTCAACACCGGCGACTGGGTGGAATCCTGCACGGGGCTCGTGGAGCACTACGACGGCCGCATCGAGGTGCTGCACTACCCGAGCCTCCTGCGGGCGCGGGCGGCCGAGATCGTGCCGCAGACCCTGCCGGGCCGGCGCGCGGTGGCGTGA
- a CDS encoding aminotransferase class V-fold PLP-dependent enzyme → MAATRRPGRNHLFIPGPTNIPERVLRAMHVPSEDHRSPSFPELVKPLLQDSKMVFGSTNGTVILFPSSGTGIWESALSNTLCRGDKVLTARYGQFSHLWVDMAQRLGLDVIVQEEEWGAGADPQKIEEALRADKDHAIKAVMVVHNETATGVTSDIGAVRKAIDAAGHPALLFVDGISSIGSLPFKMDEWGVDCAIAGSQKGFMLPAGLGLICISPKALKIAEGGTGRNDRLGHAYFAWKDQLAANATGYFPYTPVLPLLYGLREALAIVKEEGLENVYHRHHVLAEATRQAVAAWGLKPCAKEPKWNSDTVTAIVVPEGADAAKVITHAYERYNLSLGAGLSKVAGKVFRIGHLGDLNELSLLGAIAGAEMAMLDCGIKVTPGSGVAAASSYLRENPLHKA, encoded by the coding sequence ATGGCCGCAACCCGGCGCCCCGGTCGCAACCACCTCTTCATCCCGGGCCCCACCAACATCCCGGAGCGCGTCCTGCGCGCCATGCACGTGCCGTCCGAGGATCACCGGTCGCCGAGCTTCCCCGAGCTGGTGAAGCCGCTGCTGCAGGACTCCAAGATGGTGTTCGGCTCGACCAACGGGACGGTCATCCTGTTCCCGTCCTCGGGCACCGGCATCTGGGAATCAGCCCTGTCCAACACCCTCTGCCGCGGCGACAAGGTGCTCACCGCCCGCTACGGCCAGTTCAGCCACCTCTGGGTCGACATGGCCCAGCGCCTCGGCCTCGACGTGATCGTCCAGGAGGAGGAGTGGGGCGCGGGCGCCGACCCGCAGAAGATCGAGGAGGCGCTGCGCGCCGACAAGGACCACGCCATCAAGGCCGTGATGGTCGTCCACAACGAGACCGCCACGGGCGTCACCAGCGACATCGGCGCGGTGCGCAAGGCGATCGACGCCGCCGGCCACCCGGCGCTGCTGTTCGTGGACGGCATCTCGTCGATCGGCTCGCTGCCGTTCAAGATGGACGAGTGGGGCGTCGACTGCGCCATCGCGGGCTCGCAGAAGGGCTTCATGCTCCCGGCCGGCCTCGGCCTGATCTGCATCAGCCCGAAGGCGCTCAAGATCGCCGAGGGCGGCACCGGCCGCAACGACCGGCTCGGCCACGCCTACTTCGCCTGGAAGGACCAGCTGGCCGCCAACGCCACCGGCTACTTCCCCTACACCCCCGTCCTGCCGCTGCTCTACGGCCTGCGCGAGGCGCTGGCGATCGTGAAGGAGGAGGGGCTGGAGAACGTCTACCACCGCCATCACGTGCTCGCCGAGGCGACCCGTCAGGCCGTGGCGGCCTGGGGCCTCAAGCCCTGCGCCAAGGAGCCCAAGTGGAACTCCGACACGGTCACGGCGATCGTCGTGCCAGAGGGTGCCGACGCCGCCAAGGTGATCACCCACGCCTACGAGCGCTACAACCTGTCGCTCGGTGCCGGCCTGTCGAAAGTCGCCGGCAAGGTATTCCGCATCGGCCACCTCGGCGACCTGAACGAGCTGTCGCTGCTGGGCGCCATCGCGGGCGCCGAGATGGCCATGCTCGATTGCGGCATCAAGGTCACGCCGGGCTCGGGCGTCGCCGCCGCCTCCAGCTACCTGCGCGAGAATCCGCTGCATAAGGCGTGA
- a CDS encoding phosphoenolpyruvate carboxylase, with protein sequence MTRTLHATPGLVDATAFAPPVIVGTSSEQALDILFQALLDVARRHDPDLEAVLHGTADISRFSPQMLARALQVQGIWFQLISIAEQNAAMRRRRHVERTEGRAALSGSFAKVFADARKQGVPPEKIQALLTDLRIRPTLTAHPTEGKRVTVLEKFRRIYLVLRELEMPRWTDRERNGLMNELRDQIELVWMTGELHLEKATVEREVAWGLHFFDETLFEMLPETLEALHEALAETYPGTEFRVPPFFQFGSWIGGDRDGNPYVTAAVTRQTLHRNALASLTRYRDRVRELGRTLSLTERSLPLPEGFRAELDRQLAESGQARAITRRNPGEPYRQYLSCVLRKIEATIARNEGEHPSGPDYASADGLIEDLRTLERGLTEAKCGALARDLVRPVRRMVEIFRFSTVRLDLRENTTRTTDTLHALWRQRNGDGEPPALGSAAWRQWLDAELARPRDPERSFEDLPDAARETLATFALVAEMREALDREAFGAFVLSMTRSVEDVLGAYLLAKEAGVFLDAAGTEICPLPIVPLFETIDDLRAAPAIMRALLGTPVVRRSTRWQGGVQEVMIGYSDSNKDGGFVAANWELYKAQSKLTRLGEELGVGIAFFHGRGGSVSRGGVPTHRGIMAQPPGSIRGRFRTTEQGEVVSFKYANRGTAAYQMELLAASVFEHALAGDGERVGPGHDDALEALAGASRAAYVQLLQTDGLVDYFQAASPLDEIALLNIGSRPARRFGARALSDLRAIPWVFAWSQNRHVITGWYGVGSGLASFIDVRGRDGEAALKRLFTESRILRLVLDEVEKTLMMVDLDIARAYAGLVPDPGPRDRIFSMIEAEYALTREMVLRVSGGTELAERFPLFRDRLKGRLPTINQVSREQVELLARYRAETDEDRREAVKSALLLSINCIAVGFGATG encoded by the coding sequence ATGACCCGCACGCTTCACGCAACCCCCGGTCTCGTCGATGCCACGGCCTTCGCGCCGCCGGTGATCGTCGGCACGTCGTCGGAGCAGGCGCTGGACATCCTGTTCCAGGCGCTGCTCGACGTCGCCCGCCGGCACGACCCCGACCTCGAGGCGGTCCTGCACGGCACGGCCGACATCTCGCGCTTCTCGCCGCAGATGCTCGCACGCGCGCTGCAGGTTCAGGGCATCTGGTTCCAGCTGATCTCCATCGCCGAGCAGAACGCCGCGATGCGCCGCCGCCGGCACGTCGAGCGCACGGAGGGGCGGGCCGCGCTCAGCGGCTCGTTCGCGAAGGTCTTCGCTGACGCGCGCAAACAGGGGGTGCCGCCCGAGAAGATCCAGGCGCTCCTCACCGACCTGCGCATCCGCCCGACGCTGACCGCCCATCCCACCGAGGGCAAGCGCGTCACGGTGCTGGAGAAGTTCCGCCGGATCTACCTCGTGCTGCGCGAACTGGAGATGCCGCGCTGGACCGATCGCGAGCGCAACGGGCTCATGAACGAGCTGCGCGACCAGATCGAGCTGGTCTGGATGACGGGCGAGCTGCACCTGGAGAAGGCGACCGTCGAGCGGGAGGTGGCCTGGGGCCTGCACTTCTTCGACGAGACCCTGTTCGAGATGCTGCCCGAGACCCTGGAGGCGCTGCACGAGGCGCTGGCCGAGACCTATCCGGGCACGGAGTTCAGGGTGCCGCCGTTCTTCCAGTTCGGCTCGTGGATCGGCGGCGACCGGGACGGTAACCCCTACGTCACCGCCGCGGTCACGCGGCAGACCCTGCACCGCAACGCGCTCGCCTCGCTCACCCGCTACCGCGACCGCGTGCGCGAGTTGGGCCGGACCCTGTCGCTCACCGAGCGCTCGCTGCCGCTGCCCGAGGGCTTCCGCGCGGAGCTCGACCGGCAGCTCGCCGAGAGCGGCCAGGCCCGCGCCATCACCCGGCGCAACCCGGGCGAGCCCTACCGACAGTACCTGTCCTGCGTCCTGCGCAAGATCGAGGCGACGATCGCCCGCAACGAGGGCGAGCACCCGTCCGGTCCCGATTATGCCAGCGCGGACGGGCTGATCGAGGATCTGCGCACCCTGGAGCGCGGCCTGACCGAGGCCAAGTGCGGGGCGCTGGCGCGCGATCTCGTCCGCCCGGTGCGGCGGATGGTCGAGATCTTCCGGTTCTCGACGGTCCGGCTCGACCTGCGCGAGAACACCACCCGGACCACCGACACGCTCCACGCCCTCTGGCGCCAGCGCAACGGCGACGGCGAGCCGCCGGCCCTCGGCTCGGCCGCGTGGCGCCAGTGGCTCGACGCGGAGCTCGCCCGGCCGCGCGATCCCGAGCGGTCCTTCGAGGATCTGCCCGACGCCGCCCGCGAGACGCTCGCCACCTTCGCCCTCGTGGCCGAGATGCGCGAGGCCCTCGACCGCGAGGCGTTCGGCGCCTTCGTGCTGTCGATGACCCGCTCGGTGGAGGACGTGCTCGGCGCGTACCTGCTGGCCAAGGAGGCGGGGGTGTTCCTCGACGCCGCCGGCACGGAGATCTGCCCGCTGCCGATCGTGCCCCTGTTCGAGACCATCGACGACCTGCGCGCCGCCCCGGCGATCATGCGGGCGCTGCTCGGGACGCCGGTGGTGCGCCGCTCGACCCGCTGGCAGGGCGGGGTGCAGGAGGTGATGATCGGCTACTCCGACTCCAACAAGGACGGCGGCTTCGTCGCCGCCAACTGGGAACTCTACAAGGCGCAGAGCAAGCTGACCCGCCTCGGCGAGGAGCTCGGCGTCGGGATCGCCTTCTTCCACGGGCGCGGCGGCTCGGTGAGCCGCGGGGGCGTGCCGACTCACCGGGGCATCATGGCCCAGCCGCCGGGCTCCATCCGCGGCCGGTTCCGCACCACCGAGCAGGGCGAGGTCGTCTCGTTCAAGTACGCCAACCGCGGCACCGCCGCCTACCAGATGGAGCTGCTGGCGGCCTCGGTGTTCGAGCACGCGCTGGCGGGCGACGGCGAGCGGGTGGGGCCGGGCCACGACGACGCCCTGGAGGCATTGGCCGGCGCCTCGCGGGCGGCCTACGTCCAGCTGCTCCAGACCGACGGCCTCGTCGACTACTTCCAGGCGGCGAGCCCCCTGGACGAGATCGCGCTCCTCAACATCGGCTCCCGCCCGGCCCGCCGCTTCGGCGCGCGCGCGCTCTCGGACCTCCGGGCGATCCCCTGGGTGTTCGCGTGGTCGCAGAACCGGCACGTGATCACCGGCTGGTACGGGGTCGGATCGGGGCTCGCGAGCTTCATCGACGTGCGCGGTCGGGACGGCGAGGCGGCGCTCAAGCGGCTGTTCACCGAATCCCGCATCCTCCGCCTCGTCCTCGACGAGGTCGAGAAGACGCTGATGATGGTCGATCTCGACATCGCCCGCGCCTACGCGGGCCTCGTCCCGGACCCGGGACCCCGGGACCGGATCTTCTCGATGATCGAGGCCGAGTACGCGCTCACCCGCGAGATGGTGCTGCGGGTGAGCGGCGGCACGGAGCTGGCCGAGCGCTTCCCGCTGTTCCGGGACCGCCTGAAGGGCCGGCTCCCGACCATCAACCAAGTGAGCCGCGAGCAGGTCGAGCTGCTCGCCCGCTACCGTGCGGAGACCGACGAGGATCGGCGCGAGGCGGTGAAGTCGGCCCTGCTCCTGTCCATCAACTGCATCGCGGTCGGCTTCGGGGCGACCGGGTAG
- a CDS encoding glycosyltransferase family 4 protein, protein MKLLIASDAWHPQVNGVVRSLEQMVRRAPEHGFATALLSVADFRSLPLPGYPEIRLAYAGRERVAARWRAERPSHVHIATEGPVGLAARRHCLAHGLPFTTSYHTRFPEYLAARAPVPEAWSYAYLRRFHGAARGTMVSTASLQGELAARGFGRLMRWTRGVDTERFRPAEPGTPAPAELAGLPGPLFLYVGRLAVEKNVAAFLSLDLPGTKVVVGDGPDRARLQALAPEARFLGTRTGADLSAVYAACDVFVFPSLTDTFGIVLLEALASGLPVAAFPVPGPNDVVGGTRVGVLDPDLRVAALAALRLSRAECRAEALRCGWDVSARQFFGNIVEAHGGARSTRDAA, encoded by the coding sequence GTGAAGCTCCTGATCGCCAGCGACGCGTGGCACCCCCAGGTGAACGGCGTCGTGCGCTCCCTCGAGCAGATGGTCCGCCGCGCGCCGGAGCACGGCTTCGCCACGGCCCTGCTGTCGGTGGCGGATTTCCGCTCGCTGCCGCTGCCGGGCTACCCCGAGATCCGCCTCGCCTATGCCGGGCGCGAGCGGGTGGCGGCGCGCTGGCGGGCCGAGCGGCCGAGCCACGTGCACATCGCCACGGAGGGGCCGGTGGGCCTCGCGGCGCGCCGGCACTGCCTCGCGCACGGCCTGCCCTTCACGACGAGCTACCACACGCGCTTCCCGGAATACCTCGCCGCCCGCGCCCCGGTGCCGGAGGCGTGGTCCTACGCGTATCTGCGCCGGTTCCACGGCGCCGCCCGGGGGACGATGGTCAGCACCGCCTCGCTCCAGGGCGAGCTCGCGGCGCGGGGCTTCGGCCGCCTGATGCGCTGGACTCGGGGCGTGGACACGGAGCGGTTCCGGCCGGCCGAGCCCGGGACGCCCGCGCCGGCGGAACTCGCCGGCCTGCCGGGGCCGCTGTTCCTCTACGTCGGGCGGCTGGCGGTGGAGAAGAACGTCGCGGCCTTCCTGAGCCTCGATCTGCCCGGCACGAAAGTGGTGGTCGGCGACGGGCCGGACCGCGCGCGGCTGCAGGCGCTCGCGCCGGAGGCCCGCTTCCTCGGCACCCGCACCGGCGCGGACCTCTCGGCCGTCTACGCGGCCTGCGACGTCTTCGTCTTCCCGAGCCTCACCGACACGTTCGGCATCGTGCTCCTGGAGGCGCTGGCCAGCGGTCTTCCGGTGGCGGCCTTCCCGGTGCCGGGCCCCAACGACGTCGTCGGCGGCACCCGGGTCGGGGTGCTCGACCCGGATCTGCGGGTCGCCGCGCTGGCGGCTTTGCGCCTGTCGCGCGCCGAGTGCCGGGCCGAGGCGCTGCGCTGCGGCTGGGACGTGAGCGCCCGGCAGTTCTTCGGCAACATCGTCGAGGCGCATGGCGGTGCCCGGAGCACCCGGGACGCCGCCTGA
- a CDS encoding NADP-dependent methylenetetrahydromethanopterin/methylenetetrahydrofolate dehydrogenase produces the protein MTKKLLFLFDTDAVPNVFDTVVGYDGGADHITGYGGVNPDNVGALVDGTIYTRGGSEKKSTAIFVGGGSMAAGEELFTAVKKRFFGPFRVSVMLDSNGSNTTAAAGVALVAKAAGSLQGKKAVVLAGTGPVGMRSAALLAGEGAEVTIAGRALDKTQAAADQINKRFKVNVKAAATPDEASRVALVKGTNLVFTAGAIGVELLPESAWAQESSIEFVADYNAQPPTGIGGIDVMDKGKDRNGKQAFGALGIGGLKLKLHRACVGQLFESTDKVLDAEEIYALAKTMA, from the coding sequence ATGACCAAGAAGCTGCTGTTCCTGTTCGACACCGATGCCGTGCCGAACGTGTTCGACACGGTCGTCGGCTACGACGGCGGCGCGGACCACATCACCGGCTACGGCGGCGTGAATCCCGACAATGTCGGCGCGCTCGTGGACGGCACGATCTACACCCGCGGCGGTTCCGAGAAGAAGTCGACGGCGATCTTCGTCGGCGGCGGCAGCATGGCGGCCGGCGAGGAGCTGTTCACCGCCGTCAAAAAGCGCTTCTTCGGCCCGTTCCGGGTCTCGGTGATGCTCGATTCCAACGGCTCCAACACCACGGCCGCCGCGGGCGTCGCGCTGGTGGCCAAGGCCGCCGGCTCGCTCCAGGGCAAGAAGGCCGTCGTGCTGGCGGGCACCGGCCCGGTCGGCATGCGCTCGGCCGCTCTGCTCGCCGGCGAGGGCGCCGAGGTCACCATCGCGGGCCGCGCCCTCGACAAGACCCAGGCCGCCGCGGACCAGATCAACAAGCGCTTCAAGGTCAACGTGAAGGCCGCCGCGACCCCCGACGAGGCCTCCCGCGTCGCCCTGGTGAAGGGCACCAACCTCGTGTTCACGGCCGGCGCGATCGGCGTCGAGCTGCTGCCCGAATCCGCCTGGGCGCAGGAATCGTCCATCGAGTTCGTCGCTGACTACAACGCCCAGCCTCCGACGGGCATCGGCGGCATCGACGTGATGGACAAGGGCAAGGACCGCAACGGCAAGCAGGCCTTCGGCGCGCTCGGCATCGGCGGGCTGAAGCTCAAGCTGCACCGGGCCTGCGTCGGCCAGCTCTTCGAGAGCACCGACAAGGTGCTCGACGCCGAGGAGATCTACGCCCTCGCCAAGACGATGGCTTGA